A DNA window from Sphingomonas profundi contains the following coding sequences:
- the secD gene encoding protein translocase subunit SecD: MLDFPRWKIWSICLTLLLGVLFAIPSFLPEATVARFPPGVPSARFNLGLDLSGGSHILLEADTVDLARQTLAKMEETVRTEMRRGDPRVEIGDISTTGGRLSFFVRDVAQLDAAVERARGLTQAVGVTGQRDWDVAVVDSTRIVMTPTKAGLANETDSAMKVATEVVRKRIDELGTREPTIIRQGDDRIVVQVPGLQNPAALKALLGKTAKLEFKLVDLAADPAAVAQGRAGVGSQVLPYPTSNGGPGRIAVQRRAILSGDELIDAQVARDQDGRPVVSITFNSVGGRKFARVTQENTGKPFAMILDNVVLSAPNINEPILGGKAQISGNFTAESANQLAISLRSGKLPVALKVIEERTVGPDLGADSIRSGAIAGIIATLAVITFMILTYGRFGIYATCAVVINVFVILGIMAIINATLTLPGIAGFVLTIGAAVDANVLINERIREEQRRGRSVMQSVEIGYKEASRTIFDANVTNLIAAIIMIVFGSGPVKGFAVVLTIGIATSVFTAVTFTRMLVALWLRRARPTHLNI; encoded by the coding sequence ATGCTCGATTTCCCGCGCTGGAAGATCTGGTCGATCTGCCTCACGCTGCTCCTGGGCGTGCTGTTCGCCATCCCCAGCTTCCTGCCGGAAGCGACGGTGGCGCGGTTCCCGCCTGGCGTGCCCAGCGCGCGGTTCAACCTGGGCCTCGATCTCTCCGGCGGCAGCCACATCCTGCTGGAGGCGGATACCGTCGATCTCGCCCGCCAGACGCTCGCCAAGATGGAGGAGACCGTCCGCACCGAGATGCGGCGCGGCGACCCCCGCGTGGAGATCGGCGACATCTCGACGACGGGCGGCCGCCTCTCCTTCTTCGTGCGTGACGTGGCGCAGCTGGACGCGGCGGTGGAGCGGGCGCGGGGTCTCACCCAGGCGGTGGGGGTCACGGGGCAGCGCGACTGGGACGTGGCGGTCGTCGATTCGACGCGCATCGTGATGACGCCGACGAAGGCCGGCCTTGCCAACGAGACAGACTCGGCGATGAAGGTGGCGACGGAGGTCGTCCGCAAGCGCATCGACGAGCTCGGCACGCGCGAGCCGACGATCATCCGCCAGGGCGACGATCGCATCGTGGTGCAGGTGCCGGGCTTGCAGAACCCGGCGGCGCTGAAGGCGCTGCTCGGCAAAACGGCCAAGCTGGAGTTCAAGCTCGTCGATCTCGCCGCCGATCCGGCGGCGGTGGCGCAGGGGCGCGCGGGCGTGGGCAGCCAGGTGCTGCCCTACCCGACCAGCAACGGCGGCCCCGGCCGCATCGCCGTGCAGCGCCGCGCCATCCTCTCCGGCGACGAGCTGATCGATGCGCAGGTGGCGCGCGATCAGGATGGCCGGCCGGTCGTGTCGATCACCTTCAACTCGGTCGGCGGGCGCAAGTTCGCGCGGGTGACGCAGGAGAATACCGGCAAGCCGTTCGCGATGATCCTCGACAACGTCGTGCTCTCCGCGCCGAACATCAACGAGCCGATCCTGGGCGGCAAGGCGCAGATCAGCGGCAACTTCACCGCGGAAAGCGCAAACCAGCTCGCCATCTCGCTGCGCTCGGGCAAGCTGCCGGTGGCGTTGAAGGTGATCGAGGAGCGGACCGTCGGCCCCGATCTGGGCGCCGATTCGATCCGCTCGGGCGCGATCGCCGGCATCATCGCCACCCTGGCGGTGATCACCTTCATGATCCTCACCTACGGCCGCTTCGGCATCTATGCGACGTGCGCCGTCGTCATCAACGTGTTCGTCATCCTCGGCATCATGGCGATCATCAACGCCACCCTCACGCTGCCCGGCATCGCCGGCTTCGTGCTCACCATCGGCGCGGCGGTGGACGCCAACGTGCTGATCAACGAGCGCATCCGCGAGGAGCAGAGGCGCGGCCGCAGCGTGATGCAGTCGGTGGAGATCGGCTACAAGGAAGCCAGCCGCACCATCTTCGACGCCAACGTCACCAACCTGATCGCCGCGATCATCATGATCGTGTTCGGCTCCGGGCCGGTGAAGGGCTTCGCCGTGGTGCTGACGATCGGCATCGCCACCTCGGTGTTCACCGCCGTCACCTTCACCCGCATGCTGGTGGCGCTGTGGCTCCGCCGCGCCCGCCCGACGCACCTGAACATTTGA
- a CDS encoding Mth938-like domain-containing protein: MPALEREPPAGGPIVRGFAGRGFRLGDDAIYPDGLLMTWERATAWTAPPLDALTEADVAALLVPPPEFLLLGTGPSLRRPPAAFTAALEARDVGVEVMDSRAAARLWGVLRGEGRQIVAALLPL; the protein is encoded by the coding sequence ATGCCGGCGCTGGAGCGGGAGCCGCCCGCCGGCGGGCCGATCGTGCGGGGCTTCGCCGGGCGCGGCTTTCGCCTGGGCGACGACGCGATCTACCCGGACGGCCTGCTGATGACGTGGGAACGCGCGACGGCCTGGACGGCGCCGCCGCTGGACGCGCTCACGGAGGCGGATGTCGCCGCGCTGCTGGTGCCGCCGCCCGAGTTCCTGCTGCTCGGAACGGGTCCGTCCCTCCGCCGACCGCCCGCCGCCTTCACCGCCGCGCTGGAAGCACGGGACGTCGGCGTGGAGGTGATGGACAGCCGCGCCGCCGCGCGCCTGTGGGGGGTGCTGCGCGGCGAGGGCCGGCAGATCGTGGCGGCCCTGCTGCCGCTCTAG
- a CDS encoding glycosyltransferase encodes MLRVLTLSSLFPDAARPTFGGFVAKQTMALAAHPDVTLQVVAPLGLPPWPLSRHARYAALAALPPRETWQGLTVHRPRFPIVPAIGGPLSPRLMARALLPLLRRIRRDFPFDVIDAEFFYPDGPAAVALGRALRVPVSIKARGSDIHYWSERPGCRRQIVAAGRAADGLLAVSGPLRQDMIALGMPADRIRVHHTGVDPGLFHPRDRAAEKAALGVAGPLLVSIGYLIERKGQRLAIEAIPAIPGATLLIVGDGPAKAELEAGIAALGLGDRVRMLGPLPHAALPPLLAAADIMVLPSSSEGLANVWVEALACGTPVITADVGGAREVVNRPAAGRLVPLDPAAIAAAANGILRDPPAVAEVLAAVAGFTWEANTAALHAHLDRLRAG; translated from the coding sequence ATGCTGCGCGTGCTGACCCTTTCCAGCCTGTTCCCCGATGCGGCGCGGCCCACCTTCGGCGGCTTCGTGGCCAAGCAGACGATGGCGCTGGCGGCGCACCCCGACGTGACGCTGCAGGTGGTCGCGCCGTTGGGCCTGCCGCCATGGCCGCTCTCCCGCCACGCGCGCTACGCCGCACTTGCAGCACTGCCGCCGCGCGAGACGTGGCAGGGGTTGACGGTGCATCGCCCGCGCTTCCCGATCGTGCCGGCGATCGGCGGTCCGCTCTCCCCCCGGCTGATGGCGCGCGCGCTGCTGCCGCTGCTGCGCCGCATCCGCCGCGACTTCCCGTTCGACGTGATCGACGCGGAATTCTTCTACCCGGACGGGCCGGCGGCGGTGGCGCTGGGGCGGGCGCTGCGGGTGCCGGTGTCGATCAAGGCGCGCGGCAGCGACATCCACTATTGGTCGGAGCGGCCGGGCTGCCGGCGGCAGATCGTGGCGGCGGGCCGCGCCGCCGACGGGCTGCTGGCGGTGAGCGGACCTCTGCGGCAGGACATGATCGCGCTCGGCATGCCGGCGGATCGCATCCGCGTGCACCACACCGGCGTCGACCCCGGCCTGTTCCACCCGCGCGACCGGGCGGCGGAAAAGGCGGCGCTCGGCGTGGCCGGGCCGTTGCTGGTGAGCATCGGCTATCTGATCGAGCGCAAGGGCCAGCGGCTGGCGATCGAGGCAATACCGGCCATCCCCGGCGCGACCCTGCTGATCGTGGGCGACGGACCGGCGAAGGCCGAGCTGGAGGCGGGAATCGCGGCGCTGGGCCTCGGCGATCGCGTGCGCATGCTCGGCCCGCTGCCGCATGCCGCCTTGCCGCCTTTGCTGGCCGCCGCCGACATCATGGTGTTGCCCTCCTCCTCCGAAGGGCTGGCGAACGTGTGGGTGGAGGCGCTGGCCTGCGGCACGCCGGTGATCACGGCGGACGTCGGCGGCGCGCGCGAGGTGGTGAACCGGCCGGCGGCGGGGCGTCTCGTCCCGCTCGATCCGGCGGCGATCGCGGCGGCGGCGAACGGCATCCTGCGCGATCCGCCGGCCGTGGCCGAGGTGCTGGCGGCCGTGGCGGGGTTCACCTGGGAAGCGAACACCGCCGCGCTCCACGCTCACCTCGATCGCCTGCGCGCCGGCTGA
- a CDS encoding trimeric intracellular cation channel family protein: protein MPLPLMPVPIETVLPWLDIAGIAVFAASGALAAARKRLDFIGTCFFALITATGGGTLRDLLIGAPIFWMRDPAPVILCVAVAVAVWAVPLRWWPDRALDWLDAAGLSAYAVYGAGKALHFGIPAIAAIAAGVITACLGGIIRDITAGVPSILLRQDIYVTAALCAAALFVILTVAGAAAPWPSVLGCAFGFAIRAIAIRWGVRMPAHRGR from the coding sequence ATGCCTCTGCCGCTTATGCCTGTTCCGATCGAGACCGTGCTGCCGTGGCTGGATATCGCCGGCATCGCCGTGTTTGCCGCCTCCGGCGCGCTCGCCGCGGCGCGCAAGCGGCTCGATTTCATCGGCACCTGCTTCTTCGCGCTTATCACCGCCACCGGCGGCGGCACGCTGCGCGACCTGCTGATCGGCGCGCCGATCTTCTGGATGCGCGATCCGGCGCCCGTGATTCTGTGCGTCGCGGTCGCCGTGGCGGTGTGGGCGGTCCCGCTGCGCTGGTGGCCCGATCGCGCGCTCGACTGGCTCGATGCCGCCGGCCTCTCCGCCTACGCGGTCTACGGTGCCGGCAAGGCGCTGCACTTCGGCATACCGGCGATCGCGGCGATCGCCGCCGGCGTGATCACCGCCTGCCTGGGCGGCATCATCCGGGACATCACGGCAGGCGTGCCCTCCATCCTGCTGCGGCAGGACATCTACGTGACGGCGGCCTTGTGCGCGGCGGCGCTGTTCGTGATCCTCACCGTCGCCGGCGCCGCCGCGCCTTGGCCGTCGGTGCTGGGCTGCGCCTTCGGCTTCGCGATCCGGGCGATCGCGATCCGCTGGGGGGTGCGGATGCCGGCGCATCGCGGCCGCTGA
- a CDS encoding outer membrane protein has product MKKILLTAVTAALAATAAQAQTDSVGTAATSPTSGTSFRGFRAEGQVGLDRFQSQGQHNDKLGYGGAIGFDGQIGDRIVIGPEASYWRANEWNSNQTAGVRGGLIDHKSFEEWGAAVRAGYLVTPQILVYGKAGYVSNEFRKSFVPAAGTGETGYYNHGRSDGYQVGGGVEYSLTDRFYVNGEYKYSNYANDTARQRALIGFGVRLNPGL; this is encoded by the coding sequence ATGAAGAAGATCCTCCTCACCGCCGTCACCGCCGCCCTCGCCGCGACCGCCGCCCAGGCCCAGACCGACAGCGTCGGCACCGCCGCCACCAGCCCGACCAGCGGCACCAGCTTTCGCGGCTTCCGCGCCGAGGGGCAGGTCGGCCTCGATCGCTTCCAGTCGCAGGGCCAGCACAACGACAAGCTCGGCTATGGCGGCGCTATCGGCTTCGACGGCCAGATCGGCGACCGCATCGTGATCGGCCCGGAGGCGAGCTACTGGCGCGCCAACGAGTGGAACTCGAACCAGACGGCCGGCGTGCGCGGCGGCCTGATCGACCACAAGTCTTTCGAGGAATGGGGTGCGGCGGTGCGCGCGGGCTATCTGGTGACGCCGCAGATCCTCGTCTACGGCAAGGCCGGCTATGTCAGCAACGAGTTCCGCAAGAGCTTCGTGCCCGCCGCCGGCACCGGCGAGACCGGCTACTACAATCACGGCCGCAGCGACGGCTATCAGGTGGGCGGCGGCGTCGAATATTCGCTGACCGACCGCTTCTACGTGAACGGCGAGTATAAATATTCGAACTACGCCAACGACACCGCCCGCCAGCGCGCGCTGATCGGCTTCGGCGTCCGCCTCAACCCGGGCCTGTAA
- a CDS encoding outer membrane protein assembly factor BamD, translated as MRRSRWGAVMIAAALVSPLAGCATGKNKTDTKYVARDVDTLYNSAKDRLDRRQYKIAAQLFDEVERQHPYSVWARRAQLMSAFSYYLARDYTASISSAQRFLSIHPGNKDAPYALYLIAVDYYEQIQDVTRDQKITQQALDSLGELIRRYPDTAYAADARLKTDLVRDHLAGKEMEIGRFYQRRGEWLASVLRFRNVVDTYQTTTHVPEALMRLTEGYLALGIPEEAQKAAAVLGANYPGTKWYEHAYQLMNKKT; from the coding sequence ATGCGCCGCTCCCGCTGGGGCGCCGTGATGATCGCCGCCGCCCTCGTCTCGCCCCTCGCCGGCTGCGCCACGGGCAAGAACAAGACGGACACCAAGTACGTCGCGCGCGATGTGGACACGCTCTACAACAGCGCGAAGGACCGGCTCGATCGCCGCCAGTACAAGATCGCCGCCCAGCTGTTCGACGAGGTGGAGCGCCAGCATCCCTATTCGGTGTGGGCGCGCCGGGCGCAGCTGATGAGCGCGTTCAGCTATTATCTGGCGCGGGACTATACGGCCTCCATCTCCTCGGCGCAGCGTTTCCTCTCGATCCATCCGGGCAACAAGGATGCGCCCTACGCGCTCTACCTGATCGCGGTGGACTATTACGAGCAGATCCAGGACGTCACGCGCGATCAGAAGATCACGCAGCAGGCGCTCGACTCGCTGGGCGAGCTGATCCGCCGCTACCCCGACACCGCCTATGCGGCCGACGCGCGGCTGAAGACCGATCTCGTGCGCGATCATCTGGCCGGCAAGGAGATGGAGATCGGCCGCTTCTACCAGCGCCGGGGCGAGTGGCTCGCCTCCGTGCTGCGCTTCCGCAACGTGGTGGACACCTACCAGACGACGACGCACGTGCCGGAGGCGCTGATGCGGCTGACCGAGGGCTATCTGGCGCTCGGCATCCCGGAGGAGGCGCAGAAGGCGGCGGCGGTGCTCGGCGCGAACTATCCCGGCACCAAATGGTACGAGCATGCGTACCAGCTGATGAACAAGAAGACCTGA
- the recN gene encoding DNA repair protein RecN: protein MLTALSIRDVVLIEALDLRFGAGLGALTGETGAGKSILLDALGLALGMRADSGLVRQGAAQAVVTASFEVPADHPALAVLAENGLEQEPGEPLLIRRLVKADGGSRATVNDQPASAGLLRELGAHLVEIHGQHDDRGLLNARGHRALLDTFGRIETGAVAAAYRAWAAAEARLQAATAELETAARDREWLEHAVAELTALAAEEGEEEALAGERTGMQKGARLADDLATVGAHLDGSAGASAQLRQAARRLERMAGEHPLLGEAMESLDRALIELGEAEDRLAAANDALAFDPARLDAVETRLFDLRALARKHRVTADALPALAAELAGRLERIDSGDAGLARLGKEAAAARAAYVDAAQTVRARRELAAARLDKAVAAELAPLRLEAARFRTVVDPLAEAQWNAAGQDRVEFEISTNPGAPFAPLVKIASGGELSRFILALKVALAEEGGAATMIFDEIDRGVGGAVASAIGERLARLAGTAQLLVVTHSPQVAARAGRHWLIAKAHDGLVTRTGVRALDAAERREEIARMLSGAEVTAEARAQAARLLEAA from the coding sequence ATGCTGACCGCCCTTTCCATTCGCGACGTGGTGCTGATCGAGGCGCTGGACCTGCGCTTCGGCGCGGGTCTGGGCGCGCTGACCGGGGAGACCGGCGCGGGCAAGTCGATCCTGCTCGATGCGCTGGGCCTCGCGCTCGGCATGCGGGCGGATAGCGGACTCGTGCGGCAGGGGGCGGCGCAGGCCGTCGTCACCGCCAGCTTCGAGGTGCCGGCCGATCACCCCGCCCTCGCCGTGCTGGCCGAGAACGGGCTGGAGCAGGAGCCCGGCGAGCCGCTGCTGATCCGCCGGCTGGTGAAGGCGGACGGCGGCAGCCGCGCGACGGTGAACGACCAGCCCGCCTCCGCCGGCCTGCTGCGCGAACTCGGCGCGCATCTGGTGGAGATACACGGCCAGCACGACGATCGCGGCCTGCTGAACGCCAGGGGCCACCGCGCGCTGCTCGATACGTTCGGGCGGATAGAGACGGGCGCCGTCGCCGCCGCCTATCGCGCATGGGCGGCCGCCGAGGCGCGCCTGCAGGCCGCCACCGCCGAGCTGGAGACGGCCGCGCGCGATCGCGAGTGGCTGGAGCATGCCGTCGCCGAACTCACCGCCCTCGCCGCCGAGGAGGGCGAGGAGGAGGCGCTGGCCGGGGAGCGGACGGGCATGCAGAAGGGCGCGCGCCTGGCCGACGATCTGGCGACGGTGGGCGCGCATCTGGACGGTTCGGCCGGTGCCTCCGCCCAGCTGCGCCAGGCGGCGCGGCGGCTGGAGCGGATGGCCGGCGAGCATCCGCTGCTAGGCGAGGCGATGGAGTCGCTCGATCGCGCGCTGATCGAGCTTGGCGAAGCGGAGGACAGGCTCGCCGCCGCCAACGATGCGCTGGCCTTCGATCCGGCGCGGCTGGATGCGGTGGAGACGCGGCTGTTCGATCTGCGCGCCCTCGCCCGCAAGCACCGCGTCACGGCCGACGCCCTGCCCGCGCTCGCCGCCGAGCTGGCCGGGCGGCTGGAGCGGATCGATTCGGGCGACGCCGGCCTCGCCCGTTTGGGCAAGGAGGCGGCCGCCGCGCGCGCCGCCTATGTGGACGCCGCGCAGACGGTGCGCGCCCGCCGCGAACTCGCCGCCGCCCGACTGGACAAGGCGGTGGCGGCGGAGCTGGCGCCGCTGCGGCTGGAGGCGGCGCGGTTCCGCACCGTCGTCGATCCGCTGGCGGAGGCGCAGTGGAACGCCGCCGGGCAGGATCGCGTGGAGTTCGAGATCTCGACCAACCCGGGCGCACCCTTCGCGCCGCTGGTGAAGATCGCCAGCGGCGGCGAACTCTCCCGCTTCATCCTGGCGCTGAAGGTGGCGCTGGCGGAGGAAGGCGGCGCCGCGACGATGATCTTCGACGAAATCGATCGCGGCGTCGGCGGCGCGGTGGCGAGCGCGATCGGCGAACGGCTGGCCCGGCTGGCGGGCACGGCGCAGCTGCTGGTCGTCACGCACAGCCCGCAGGTGGCGGCGCGGGCGGGCCGCCACTGGCTGATCGCCAAGGCGCATGACGGCCTGGTCACGCGCACCGGCGTCCGCGCGCTGGACGCTGCGGAGCGGCGCGAGGAGATCGCGCGCATGCTCTCCGGCGCGGAGGTGACGGCGGAGGCGCGGGCGCAGGCGGCGCGGTTGCTGGAAGCGGCGTGA
- the yajC gene encoding preprotein translocase subunit YajC, producing the protein MFITPAFAQAAGAAQPGGFSAIIMQMAPLLLIFVGFYFLILRPQQQRAKAHREKLLAVKKGDQVVTGGGLLGKVTRVEEDAVEVELAPNVRVKALKSTLSDVSGVGTSKPAND; encoded by the coding sequence ATGTTCATCACTCCCGCATTCGCCCAGGCCGCCGGCGCAGCCCAGCCGGGCGGCTTCTCCGCGATCATCATGCAGATGGCGCCGCTGCTGCTGATCTTCGTCGGCTTCTACTTCCTGATCCTCCGCCCGCAGCAGCAGCGCGCCAAGGCGCATCGCGAGAAGCTGCTGGCGGTGAAGAAGGGCGATCAGGTCGTCACCGGCGGCGGCCTGCTCGGCAAGGTGACGCGTGTGGAAGAGGATGCGGTTGAGGTTGAGCTCGCCCCCAACGTCCGCGTCAAGGCGCTCAAGTCGACGCTCAGCGACGTGAGCGGCGTCGGCACGTCCAAGCCCGCGAACGACTGA
- the hslV gene encoding ATP-dependent protease subunit HslV, protein MSDKIGWHGTTILSVRRNNRVIVAGDGQVSLGNTVIKPNARKVRRLGDGSVIGGFAGATADAFTLFERLERKLEQHNGQLLRSAVELAKDWRTDKYLRNLEAMMIVADKDATLILTGNGDVLEPEAGIAAIGSGGNYALAAARALVDYEADAETIARKAMAIAAEVCVFTNGNLTVEALDATN, encoded by the coding sequence ATGAGCGACAAGATCGGATGGCACGGCACGACGATATTGTCCGTGCGCAGGAACAACCGGGTGATCGTGGCCGGGGACGGGCAGGTCTCGCTCGGCAACACGGTGATCAAGCCCAATGCGCGCAAGGTGCGCCGGCTGGGTGACGGATCGGTGATCGGCGGCTTCGCCGGCGCCACGGCAGACGCCTTCACCCTGTTCGAGCGGCTGGAGCGCAAGCTGGAGCAGCATAACGGCCAGCTGCTGCGATCGGCTGTGGAGCTGGCCAAGGACTGGCGCACCGACAAGTATTTGCGCAACCTGGAGGCGATGATGATCGTCGCCGACAAGGACGCCACCCTGATCCTGACCGGCAATGGCGACGTGCTGGAGCCGGAGGCCGGTATCGCTGCGATCGGCTCCGGCGGCAATTACGCGCTGGCCGCCGCCCGCGCGCTGGTGGACTATGAGGCCGATGCCGAGACGATCGCGCGCAAGGCGATGGCGATCGCGGCGGAGGTGTGCGTGTTCACCAACGGCAACCTGACCGTCGAGGCGCTCGACGCGACCAACTGA
- the secF gene encoding protein translocase subunit SecF yields the protein MRLLRIVPDNTNIGFVRLRWIAFAFTILLTLGSIGLLATRGLNLGVDFVGGLMIEAGFTGPAPLDDLRETVNRLNVGETKLQQFGGPNNVAIRLPLPPGDETASQAVVKRVQAAIKAQHPDVSFRRVDTVSGRVSGELIQNGILAVLLAVLGIAVFTWARFEWHFGVSTLVALFHDVTVTLGFFALTRLEFDLNVVAAILTIVGYSLNDKIVIDDRIRENLRKYRQMEIGALIDLSVNETLPRTVMTTLSMVLALGSLLLFGGEVIRGFTAAMLLGIIIGTYSSIYVSSSLLISLGIDRSTLAKRATPALTPTSNAERVTRREKP from the coding sequence ATGCGCCTGCTGAGAATCGTCCCCGACAATACCAATATCGGCTTCGTCCGGCTGCGCTGGATCGCCTTTGCCTTCACCATCCTGCTCACGCTCGGCTCGATCGGCCTGCTCGCCACGCGCGGGCTGAACCTGGGCGTCGATTTCGTCGGCGGGCTGATGATTGAGGCGGGCTTTACCGGCCCCGCCCCGCTCGACGATCTGCGCGAGACGGTGAACCGATTGAACGTGGGCGAAACGAAGCTGCAGCAGTTCGGCGGGCCGAACAACGTGGCGATCCGCCTGCCGCTGCCGCCCGGTGACGAGACGGCGAGCCAGGCGGTGGTGAAGCGGGTGCAGGCGGCGATCAAGGCGCAGCATCCGGACGTGAGCTTCCGCCGGGTCGATACCGTCTCCGGTCGCGTCTCGGGCGAACTGATCCAGAACGGCATTCTCGCCGTGCTGCTCGCCGTGCTCGGCATCGCGGTGTTCACCTGGGCGCGGTTCGAGTGGCATTTTGGCGTCTCCACCCTCGTCGCCCTGTTCCACGACGTGACGGTGACGCTAGGCTTCTTCGCGCTGACCCGGCTGGAGTTCGACCTGAACGTAGTCGCCGCGATCCTAACCATCGTCGGCTACTCGCTGAACGACAAGATCGTGATCGACGATCGCATTCGCGAGAATCTGCGCAAGTACCGCCAGATGGAGATCGGCGCGCTGATCGACCTCTCGGTAAACGAGACGCTGCCGCGCACGGTAATGACCACCCTGTCGATGGTGCTGGCGCTCGGCTCGCTGCTGCTGTTCGGCGGCGAGGTGATCCGCGGCTTCACCGCCGCGATGCTGCTCGGCATCATCATCGGCACCTACTCGTCGATCTACGTCTCCTCCTCGCTGCTGATCTCGCTCGGCATCGATCGCTCCACCCTCGCCAAGCGCGCCACGCCCGCGCTGACGCCGACGAGCAACGCCGAGCGCGTCACCCGCCGCGAAAAGCCCTGA